One bacterium DNA window includes the following coding sequences:
- the bioA gene encoding adenosylmethionine--8-amino-7-oxononanoate transaminase codes for MQNDQDIQHYQTLDRQSIWHPYTRFSALKAGPLPIITHGEGAYLYDAEGRKYMDAISSWWACNLGHGHPAVIEAIIRQTRELQHSILGNLSHPRAIELASMIVGLFPDDRRVMFASDGSCAVEAALKIALQYWYNMGQPLKTKFMSLDFAYHGDTLGAVSVGYLEAFHKPFKSALFPVLQAPSPCCGTCAFHAPEQSCVRECIDTIRTLVKEHAHEVAAMIVEPMCQGSGGMRIHSAEYLKALADICKSEGVLLIADEIAVGMGRTGKMFAFEHAGIVPDIVCMGKSLSAGYLPISAAVVRDSIYETFRDQPEDHTFYHGHTFAGNPIAAAAAVATLRVYESEGIVAQAAAMAKVLAEELALLADIPGVRNIRCLGMIGVVELEDDHQGTGTLRAIQIRDRLRANGILLRPLGPVIYVMPPLITPEPALRYLVQALGKVVRES; via the coding sequence ATGCAAAATGATCAGGACATACAGCACTACCAGACCTTGGATCGGCAAAGTATCTGGCATCCTTACACGCGATTCTCAGCATTGAAAGCCGGCCCCCTGCCGATCATCACCCATGGCGAGGGCGCTTACCTCTATGATGCAGAAGGGCGGAAATATATGGACGCCATCTCCTCATGGTGGGCCTGTAATCTCGGGCACGGGCATCCGGCGGTCATTGAGGCCATCATCCGTCAGACCCGCGAACTTCAGCACAGTATTCTTGGTAATCTTTCCCATCCCCGCGCCATAGAACTGGCATCGATGATCGTAGGGTTGTTTCCTGATGACCGGCGTGTGATGTTTGCCAGTGATGGGTCCTGTGCGGTGGAGGCGGCGCTCAAGATCGCCCTGCAATATTGGTACAACATGGGCCAGCCCCTTAAGACGAAGTTTATGTCACTCGATTTTGCCTATCACGGCGATACGCTGGGCGCGGTGTCGGTTGGTTATCTGGAAGCTTTCCACAAGCCGTTCAAGAGCGCGTTGTTTCCCGTTCTGCAAGCCCCGTCACCCTGTTGTGGGACCTGTGCCTTTCATGCCCCTGAACAGTCCTGTGTGCGTGAGTGTATCGATACGATACGAACGCTGGTCAAAGAACATGCCCATGAAGTAGCGGCCATGATTGTTGAGCCAATGTGCCAGGGATCGGGCGGTATGAGAATCCACTCGGCTGAGTATTTGAAAGCATTGGCGGACATCTGTAAGAGCGAAGGGGTCCTGTTGATTGCTGACGAAATTGCGGTCGGCATGGGGCGAACGGGCAAAATGTTTGCGTTTGAGCATGCTGGCATTGTGCCGGATATTGTCTGTATGGGAAAAAGTCTTTCGGCCGGTTATCTTCCCATCAGTGCCGCCGTGGTGCGCGACTCGATTTATGAAACGTTCCGTGATCAGCCGGAAGACCACACCTTTTATCATGGTCACACCTTTGCCGGGAATCCCATCGCGGCGGCCGCTGCCGTGGCCACGTTGCGGGTTTATGAATCCGAGGGCATTGTGGCGCAGGCTGCGGCCATGGCGAAGGTTCTGGCCGAAGAACTTGCACTCCTCGCCGATATCCCCGGAGTTCGTAATATTCGCTGCCTGGGCATGATCGGGGTCGTTGAGCTTGAAGACGACCATCAGGGGACCGGCACCCTGCGCGCCATTCAAATTCGGGATCGCCTGCGCGCCAATGGGATTCTGCTGCGCCCCCTGGGACCCGTCATCTACGTCATGCCCCCCCTAATTACCCCTGAACCGGCTCTGCGTTATCTGGTTCAGGCTCTAGGGAAGGTTGTCAGGGAGTCCTGA
- a CDS encoding type II toxin-antitoxin system RelE/ParE family toxin, producing the protein MNVHWTKTAQDHLAGINNYIAQNSPEYARHMVDRLTRRSEQIATFPQSGRIVPEYRLEQIREVIEGPYRIIYHIKADQIDVLAVVHGARNLLNNQ; encoded by the coding sequence ATGAACGTCCACTGGACGAAAACGGCTCAGGATCATTTGGCCGGAATCAATAATTATATTGCTCAGAATTCTCCGGAATATGCTCGACACATGGTGGACCGCCTGACTCGGCGATCAGAGCAAATCGCAACATTTCCCCAGTCCGGAAGAATCGTTCCTGAATACCGGTTAGAACAAATTCGGGAGGTAATCGAAGGCCCATACCGGATCATCTATCACATCAAAGCCGACCAGATCGATGTCTTGGCCGTAGTTCATGGGGCCAGAAACCTTCTAAACAATCAATAA
- a CDS encoding ABC transporter permease subunit: MPIISSIGRRHWKTRLLVGLMYLLLLAGAVSMVYPFLLMLAGSSKSSVDAADQNVIPAFLRDDAALYQKHVEGLFNESLNQMRWVYSSEAPTFQKLTLPVTNASPALVNDWREFLLTEDLPSFMYGLGYLAAPQSRGSIPAGLRAFKCQMEQVYTNDIARLNSAMGTTFSGWNAFFVLPNNGLERRVKMGSRPFDVALNDFTRQQPPENRVYYNVEGFFKEGYLKNQFTRDIAYYNRAHGTTYTDWGQIHLERRLPDPDLYSQLERDDWERFVRGILSLVWIRADASATPDYRAYLRAKYGEVATLNRRYGSAYSGFDQIPFSAQPPAEGVALSDWESYLQGWRDPATGVFFILPAEALCLDTVEFRFRDWLQERAGFNPLSAASLRAILPPQQEFHYLAFKAKTGALRMEFLTRNFRTVTDYVVRHGRAVLNTFIYCGLAVLCALIFNPLAAYALSRYKPKSTYKILLFLMMTMAFPPMVTQIPVFLMLREFHLLNTFAALVLPGLVNGYTIFLLKGFFDSLPRELYECAQLDGAGEFRLFWQITMWLSTPILAVTALGAFTAAYTNFMMALLLCQDERMWTIMPWLYQLQTSSGQGVVFASLIFASIPTMFVFVFCQKIIMRGIVVPVEK; this comes from the coding sequence ATGCCAATCATATCCTCCATAGGACGCCGACACTGGAAGACCCGACTATTGGTCGGGTTGATGTATTTGCTCTTGCTGGCGGGAGCGGTGTCCATGGTGTATCCCTTTCTGTTGATGCTGGCCGGGTCCTCAAAATCATCCGTCGATGCGGCCGATCAGAATGTTATTCCCGCATTTCTTCGTGATGATGCGGCGCTCTATCAGAAGCATGTAGAGGGGCTATTCAATGAATCGCTTAATCAAATGCGCTGGGTTTACAGCAGTGAGGCCCCCACATTCCAGAAATTGACGTTACCCGTGACGAATGCATCTCCCGCACTCGTTAACGATTGGCGTGAATTTCTTCTGACAGAAGATCTGCCCTCCTTCATGTATGGGCTCGGGTATCTGGCGGCGCCGCAATCGCGCGGGTCCATACCTGCCGGGCTCCGGGCCTTTAAATGCCAGATGGAACAGGTATATACGAATGACATTGCCCGGCTCAATTCGGCCATGGGTACAACTTTCTCCGGTTGGAATGCTTTTTTTGTGCTTCCCAATAACGGGCTTGAGCGGCGCGTTAAAATGGGGAGCCGGCCATTCGATGTCGCCCTCAACGACTTTACCCGGCAGCAGCCGCCGGAGAATCGTGTCTATTACAACGTCGAAGGCTTCTTCAAGGAGGGGTACTTAAAGAACCAATTCACTCGGGATATCGCTTATTATAACCGTGCGCATGGTACGACCTACACTGATTGGGGTCAGATTCATCTGGAGCGTCGACTCCCGGATCCTGATCTCTATTCACAACTGGAGCGGGATGATTGGGAGCGATTCGTCAGGGGCATTCTGAGTCTGGTCTGGATCCGGGCTGATGCCTCGGCGACACCTGATTATCGGGCTTATTTACGGGCCAAATACGGAGAGGTGGCCACGCTGAACCGCAGATATGGGAGCGCATATTCAGGTTTTGACCAGATTCCTTTTTCTGCGCAACCTCCTGCTGAAGGTGTGGCGTTGTCCGATTGGGAGTCCTATTTGCAGGGCTGGCGCGACCCGGCCACAGGCGTCTTTTTTATTCTCCCTGCCGAAGCGCTTTGTCTCGATACCGTTGAGTTCCGGTTCCGGGATTGGTTGCAGGAGAGGGCCGGGTTTAATCCGTTATCTGCGGCATCGCTCCGGGCTATTCTGCCTCCGCAGCAGGAGTTTCACTATCTTGCATTCAAGGCAAAAACGGGCGCACTCAGGATGGAGTTTCTGACTCGAAACTTCCGGACTGTCACTGATTATGTGGTACGGCATGGGCGGGCTGTTTTAAATACGTTCATCTATTGCGGGTTGGCGGTGCTATGCGCGTTGATATTTAATCCGCTGGCGGCCTATGCGTTGAGCCGCTACAAACCGAAGTCCACCTATAAGATCCTTCTGTTTCTAATGATGACCATGGCATTTCCGCCGATGGTGACCCAAATTCCTGTATTCTTAATGCTGCGCGAGTTCCATTTGTTGAACACATTTGCGGCGCTGGTTTTGCCGGGGCTGGTGAATGGTTATACGATTTTCCTTCTGAAGGGCTTCTTTGATTCGTTGCCGAGAGAGCTCTATGAGTGTGCCCAACTGGATGGGGCAGGGGAGTTCCGTCTTTTCTGGCAGATTACGATGTGGTTGAGCACTCCGATCCTGGCTGTAACTGCGCTGGGGGCGTTTACCGCAGCCTATACCAACTTCATGATGGCTTTGCTGTTGTGTCAGGACGAACGCATGTGGACAATCATGCCCTGGCTGTACCAGTTGCAAACATCTAGTGGACAAGGCGTTGTGTTTGCCTCCCTGATCTTTGCGTCCATTCCCACAATGTTCGTCTTTGTCTTTTGCCAAAAGATCATCATGCGCGGGATCGTGGTTCCAGTGGAAAAGTAA
- a CDS encoding DUF502 domain-containing protein yields the protein MSSEKQSFQRFLRNQLISGLFVLVPLWVTYVVVVAIFHAMASVLQPLVSLLPMQVPQWVELVISILAFVLLVLLVGIVAGRVVGQRFLSWGESFILKIPIIKAIYSAAKQVVDAVSVPNRKTFKSVVVIEYPRPGVKVIGFLSGVTTDETGEKWCRIFIPMSPLPTSGFLHLVPAREVRMTDLTVEEAFKMLISGGVIAPDKLETRPVDEQL from the coding sequence ATGTCTTCTGAAAAACAGAGTTTTCAGCGATTTCTGAGGAATCAACTGATCTCCGGTCTGTTTGTACTGGTGCCGTTATGGGTGACGTATGTGGTCGTGGTGGCTATCTTTCATGCTATGGCTTCCGTGCTTCAGCCGCTTGTAAGTCTACTGCCGATGCAGGTGCCGCAATGGGTCGAGTTGGTGATTTCCATCCTCGCCTTCGTTCTGTTGGTGCTGCTGGTGGGGATTGTAGCGGGACGTGTGGTGGGGCAGCGTTTCCTGAGTTGGGGCGAGTCTTTCATTCTGAAAATTCCCATTATCAAGGCCATTTATTCAGCAGCCAAGCAGGTGGTGGATGCCGTTTCCGTGCCCAATCGGAAAACGTTCAAGTCGGTGGTGGTCATTGAGTATCCGCGCCCCGGTGTCAAGGTGATCGGCTTTCTATCGGGTGTGACCACGGATGAGACGGGTGAGAAATGGTGCCGTATTTTTATTCCCATGTCGCCCCTCCCTACGTCTGGCTTTTTGCATCTGGTGCCCGCGCGCGAGGTTCGGATGACCGACCTCACCGTGGAAGAGGCTTTTAAGATGCTGATCTCCGGCGGGGTGATCGCCCCTGACAAGTTGGAGACCCGGCCTGTTGACGAGCAACTTTGA
- a CDS encoding extracellular solute-binding protein has translation MRGFSPFLLLLLLPLLSHAGWVEDRDGRTVLHVKLFDLPDPASSDAASRAGVAAVDAFKQDFPSLFAAKYRDRYQANPAKYGRHNWDQVSVELERFTGINVKGVEVDLLAIAGGLAPDVLYVNFRKSETYIQNRFLYPLDRPEDGYLSAMDKEAQDFRINSKLWPVIRRPGPGGTHVWALPYGGAMGNVLMFRKDLFDAKRLPYPTVNWNMDDIMEAAKKLTDPEAGTYGFFLVRGKHEAHYWLPMLWSFGGEAVVLDEATSQWKCAFDSIEAAEALDFYLRLSAEKWVDAKGVIRRGYSCKDSGDFTARQERGQIGMWFAYIDEKLMATINPDVTGMVPIPAGPTGVRGTELNSMMMGLFSGIKDPSVRDAAWEYMRFFDGRAAMAIKTRVLVESGLGRFINPKYLKLFGYPEIERLSPPGWAKTFDIAMETGKPEPYGGNSNLAYEMMTLPLQYAETLALRDKLPPEHSRRIEVLQGILHKGVIRANDLMMGIVTPRERLIRRSVAAVMMVLMVGVFAYGFFSVVRVFSTGKTLPAPLPRHRRTQAEFEQKAQRSQRWLLRERSSHTKYFGIQNHGLPRSVSITPLRPLRLLFKFFSAPNHDQNVTASCPKGRIGTGVSRRRRNGLWMGLLLFPALLTLILWHYVPLGWGSLMAFQDYRLVGDSVWVGLDNFGDVLFDGFWWQALFNSFRYSFLVLLLTFIPPILLAIFLQEIPRLKIVFRLIYYLPAVVAGIVAMLLWKEFFDPSEHGALNAVVLQMPAIGFLVVGVALLGVSLLFARRLWLNDMRWAAGMFIGVGLLLGATVSRLALPILFPGGEPLGVALGHLSTRLFQHTAEAYHWLADPDTAMLSCVIPMIWAGMGPGCLIYLAALKGIPDDLYEAADVDGATFVDKILFVVFPMLKPLILINFVGAFIASFYSATGNILVMTGGAANTEVAGLHIWYKAFTFLQFGPATAAAWMLGVILIGFTVQQLKLLARVEFRTTS, from the coding sequence TCTTCGCTGCCAAATACCGCGATCGCTATCAGGCCAACCCCGCCAAATATGGCCGCCATAACTGGGATCAGGTGAGCGTTGAACTGGAACGTTTCACCGGGATCAATGTCAAAGGGGTCGAGGTCGACCTGCTCGCCATCGCCGGAGGTCTGGCACCTGACGTCCTGTATGTTAATTTCCGTAAATCGGAAACCTATATCCAGAACCGTTTCCTGTATCCCCTGGATCGTCCCGAAGATGGCTATCTCTCCGCCATGGACAAGGAGGCGCAGGACTTCCGAATTAACTCCAAACTATGGCCGGTGATCCGCCGCCCCGGTCCCGGGGGAACTCATGTCTGGGCCTTGCCCTATGGTGGCGCCATGGGGAACGTGCTCATGTTTCGCAAGGATCTGTTCGATGCCAAACGGCTTCCGTATCCGACGGTCAACTGGAACATGGATGACATTATGGAGGCGGCGAAAAAGCTGACCGATCCTGAGGCTGGCACCTATGGGTTCTTTCTGGTGCGGGGCAAGCATGAAGCCCACTACTGGCTGCCCATGCTGTGGTCCTTTGGTGGTGAAGCAGTGGTCTTGGATGAAGCCACCAGCCAATGGAAATGCGCTTTCGATTCCATTGAGGCGGCGGAAGCCCTGGATTTTTATCTCCGGTTAAGTGCCGAAAAATGGGTGGATGCCAAGGGTGTGATACGCCGGGGCTATTCCTGTAAGGATTCCGGCGATTTTACGGCCCGTCAGGAACGGGGGCAGATCGGGATGTGGTTTGCTTATATTGATGAGAAATTGATGGCCACCATCAATCCGGATGTAACAGGAATGGTTCCGATTCCTGCGGGGCCGACTGGCGTCCGGGGTACGGAATTGAACAGCATGATGATGGGGTTGTTTTCCGGCATCAAGGATCCGTCCGTGCGGGACGCCGCCTGGGAATATATGCGTTTCTTTGACGGGCGGGCGGCGATGGCCATCAAAACGCGTGTGTTGGTGGAAAGCGGCCTGGGGCGATTCATTAATCCGAAATACTTGAAGTTATTTGGTTATCCGGAGATCGAGCGGCTGTCTCCGCCGGGGTGGGCCAAAACTTTCGATATCGCCATGGAGACCGGAAAGCCCGAGCCCTATGGCGGTAATAGCAATCTGGCCTATGAAATGATGACCCTGCCGCTTCAATACGCCGAGACCCTGGCGCTCAGGGATAAACTGCCGCCGGAACATTCCCGCAGGATTGAAGTCTTGCAAGGCATTTTGCACAAGGGGGTGATCCGGGCGAATGACCTGATGATGGGTATTGTCACGCCGCGTGAGCGCCTGATCCGCCGGAGTGTTGCCGCCGTGATGATGGTGCTGATGGTGGGAGTCTTTGCCTATGGATTTTTCAGCGTAGTGCGTGTGTTTTCCACAGGAAAAACCTTGCCTGCACCTCTTCCTCGACATAGACGGACACAAGCAGAGTTTGAACAGAAGGCGCAAAGATCGCAAAGGTGGCTACTGCGAGAACGCAGTAGCCATACAAAATATTTTGGGATTCAAAACCATGGTCTTCCGCGAAGCGTATCCATTACCCCTTTGCGGCCTTTGCGACTTCTGTTCAAATTCTTTTCAGCGCCCAATCATGATCAAAACGTGACTGCTTCATGCCCTAAGGGACGAATTGGGACAGGGGTTTCCCGGCGGCGCAGGAATGGCCTTTGGATGGGGCTTCTGCTTTTTCCAGCCCTCCTGACACTGATTCTTTGGCATTATGTGCCACTGGGGTGGGGGTCACTCATGGCCTTTCAAGACTATCGCCTGGTGGGGGATTCAGTATGGGTCGGCCTGGATAATTTCGGGGATGTTCTTTTTGACGGGTTCTGGTGGCAGGCACTTTTTAACTCATTCCGTTATAGCTTTCTGGTGTTGTTGCTGACATTTATTCCCCCCATTCTGCTGGCCATTTTTCTCCAGGAAATTCCCCGTCTGAAAATCGTGTTTCGATTGATTTATTATCTGCCCGCGGTGGTGGCAGGCATTGTCGCGATGTTGCTTTGGAAAGAGTTTTTTGACCCTTCGGAGCATGGAGCGCTCAATGCCGTCGTGCTGCAGATGCCGGCGATCGGGTTTCTGGTCGTAGGAGTGGCGCTGCTAGGCGTTTCTTTGCTTTTTGCCCGCCGACTCTGGCTGAATGACATGCGTTGGGCGGCGGGGATGTTTATCGGGGTGGGCCTGTTGCTGGGCGCGACCGTAAGTCGTCTGGCATTGCCGATTCTTTTTCCCGGTGGCGAGCCGCTCGGGGTGGCATTGGGGCATCTTTCGACTCGGCTGTTTCAGCATACGGCAGAGGCCTATCATTGGCTGGCTGATCCGGATACGGCGATGCTTTCCTGTGTTATCCCCATGATATGGGCGGGGATGGGCCCCGGTTGCCTGATTTACCTGGCGGCCTTGAAAGGGATCCCTGATGATTTATACGAGGCTGCCGATGTGGATGGGGCCACGTTTGTGGATAAGATTCTGTTTGTTGTTTTCCCCATGTTGAAGCCTTTGATCCTGATTAATTTTGTCGGGGCTTTTATCGCCTCATTTTACAGTGCTACCGGGAATATTCTGGTCATGACGGGCGGGGCCGCCAATACCGAGGTCGCTGGCCTCCACATCTGGTACAAGGCCTTTACATTTTTACAATTTGGTCCTGCCACCGCCGCCGCCTGGATGCTCGGGGTAATTCTTATCGGCTTTACCGTGCAACAACTAAAGTTGCTGGCTCGTGTAGAATTCCGCACCACGTCATGA
- the gltA gene encoding NADPH-dependent glutamate synthase, translating to MSHTSPEALAEAASKELDAIRKRTTPLTPRDRIGISAQEMPTQDPAVRRRNVQEVANGYTPEQAQLESMRCLQCKNAPCIQGCPVRIDIPGFLKAAANADFESACDIIKQSSLLPSVCGRVCPQEVQCQENCTVGKALKSVDKAVSIGRVERFVADLERETGRAKPPVIKPETGKKVAVIGTGPASITVAADVRREGHHVVMFEAFHKPGGVLVYGIPEFRLPKRIVQAEFDSLTRMGVELQTNFVIGRTRKLRALLDEDGFDAVFIGTGAGLPKFMNMEGENFVGVFSANEYLTRANLMKAYDFERADTPIYRTGKVAVLGGGNVAMDAARTAVRLGADEVHVIYRRTEVEMPARVEEIAHAKEEGVIFHLLENAKRLIGDANGCVTGMECLRYELGEPDASGRRRPVEIKGSEFVRDIGTVIIAIGNDSNPLIPRTTEGLQTTKWGNIIVDDNGKTSLDRVFAGGDIVLGAATVILAMGEGRRAAASINELLRM from the coding sequence ATGAGTCATACCTCCCCGGAAGCGTTGGCCGAAGCGGCCTCCAAGGAATTGGATGCGATCAGGAAGCGGACCACGCCGTTGACCCCGCGTGACCGGATAGGCATTTCCGCGCAGGAAATGCCGACACAGGATCCTGCCGTGCGGAGGCGGAATGTTCAGGAAGTAGCAAATGGATATACGCCCGAACAGGCGCAATTGGAATCCATGCGCTGTCTGCAGTGTAAAAATGCTCCCTGTATTCAGGGGTGTCCCGTGCGGATTGATATTCCCGGTTTTCTCAAGGCGGCGGCAAATGCGGATTTCGAGAGTGCCTGTGATATCATCAAGCAGAGCAGTCTGCTGCCATCGGTTTGCGGACGGGTATGCCCTCAGGAAGTCCAATGTCAGGAAAATTGCACGGTTGGCAAGGCGCTGAAGAGTGTGGATAAGGCGGTTTCGATCGGGCGTGTGGAGCGTTTTGTGGCGGATCTTGAGCGTGAGACCGGTCGGGCCAAGCCCCCGGTTATCAAGCCGGAAACCGGCAAAAAAGTGGCGGTGATCGGGACGGGGCCCGCGAGCATTACTGTGGCGGCGGATGTTCGTCGTGAAGGGCATCACGTGGTGATGTTTGAGGCGTTCCATAAGCCCGGCGGCGTTTTGGTGTACGGCATTCCGGAGTTCAGGTTGCCCAAGCGGATTGTTCAGGCGGAGTTTGATTCCTTGACCCGTATGGGCGTGGAACTTCAAACCAACTTTGTCATCGGGCGGACGCGGAAGTTGCGTGCGTTGCTTGATGAGGATGGTTTTGATGCGGTTTTTATCGGGACAGGCGCAGGTTTGCCTAAATTCATGAATATGGAGGGTGAAAACTTTGTTGGGGTGTTTTCTGCCAATGAATATTTGACACGGGCGAACCTGATGAAGGCCTATGACTTTGAGCGGGCCGATACCCCTATTTACCGAACGGGGAAAGTAGCGGTTCTGGGCGGTGGGAACGTCGCCATGGATGCGGCGCGTACCGCCGTGCGTCTGGGGGCCGACGAAGTGCATGTGATCTATCGCAGGACCGAAGTTGAAATGCCCGCGCGTGTTGAGGAGATTGCGCACGCCAAGGAGGAGGGAGTCATCTTCCATCTTCTTGAAAATGCCAAACGGCTGATCGGTGATGCTAACGGTTGCGTCACAGGCATGGAGTGTCTGCGCTATGAATTGGGGGAACCGGATGCGTCCGGCCGCCGCCGGCCCGTGGAAATCAAAGGAAGTGAGTTTGTCCGTGACATTGGAACGGTGATTATAGCCATTGGTAATGACTCCAATCCCTTGATTCCGCGCACCACCGAAGGCCTGCAAACTACCAAGTGGGGCAATATCATTGTGGACGATAATGGCAAGACTTCGCTGGATCGTGTATTTGCGGGGGGCGACATTGTACTGGGTGCTGCCACCGTGATTCTGGCCATGGGGGAGGGGCGTCGTGCCGCTGCCTCTATCAATGAACTGTTAAGGATGTAA
- a CDS encoding sulfide/dihydroorotate dehydrogenase-like FAD/NAD-binding protein — MNRILAKKQLSDDVFMMRLTTPHIARERLPGQFVILQLDNEFGERIPLTIADADPVEGSITIIFQAVGKTTHNLADKQVGESVQSVLGPLGQPTHIEKFGTVVCVGGGIGVAPLHPIVKGMKAAGNKIIIIIGARNRSLIIMEEEMRTLADEFIVCTDDGSYGRKGLVTEPLKEVCERVPKPDLAVAIGPPIMMKFCAETTRPFNVHTVVSLNTIMIDGTGMCGGCRVSVGGQTKFTCVDGPEFDGHLVDFTNLMQRLKAYRKVEEQAHHKCHLEAEIRQKEQSES; from the coding sequence GTGAATAGAATATTAGCCAAGAAACAGTTGTCTGATGATGTGTTTATGATGCGGCTTACCACGCCGCATATTGCGCGTGAACGCTTGCCCGGACAATTTGTTATCCTTCAGCTCGATAACGAGTTTGGCGAGCGAATTCCCCTGACGATTGCCGATGCTGACCCTGTTGAGGGGTCGATTACCATCATTTTCCAGGCGGTAGGCAAGACCACCCATAATCTGGCCGATAAACAGGTGGGTGAATCAGTGCAGAGTGTTTTAGGGCCTTTAGGACAGCCAACACATATTGAGAAATTCGGGACGGTTGTCTGTGTGGGCGGCGGTATCGGTGTGGCTCCCTTGCATCCCATCGTCAAAGGGATGAAGGCGGCGGGGAATAAGATCATCATCATCATTGGTGCCCGAAACCGTAGCCTTATCATTATGGAAGAGGAGATGCGGACGCTGGCGGATGAATTTATTGTTTGTACGGATGATGGTTCGTATGGGCGCAAAGGGTTGGTGACTGAGCCACTGAAGGAAGTATGCGAGCGGGTACCGAAGCCGGATCTGGCCGTGGCGATCGGGCCGCCTATCATGATGAAGTTCTGTGCCGAAACGACCCGCCCGTTTAACGTCCACACCGTGGTCTCTCTCAATACCATCATGATTGATGGAACCGGAATGTGTGGCGGTTGCCGGGTGTCGGTTGGAGGGCAAACAAAATTTACATGTGTTGATGGCCCGGAGTTTGACGGTCATCTGGTGGACTTTACTAACCTGATGCAACGCTTGAAGGCGTATCGAAAGGTGGAGGAACAGGCCCATCATAAATGTCACCTTGAAGCAGAAATTCGTCAGAAGGAGCAGAGCGAGTCATGA
- a CDS encoding ATP cone domain-containing protein, which translates to MQQPATIATIVKRNGNLVSYDRERITNAIFKATTSTGTPDRTLAESLAAQVENTLTEAYHGEMLPSVEDIQDIVEKTLIENHQIKLAHNYITYRSQRAMRRATRAFTFEVTDNIPYKKIYEVLLWNMAHRCESVEALNEHIQKGSFSALVRASEDRFSGEIHLASEAILARGDATRLIIISGPSSSGKTTTTIKIGEALNTVGKKLKAINIDNYFFDLEKHPRDEFGDYDYETPQALNLALINHHLAELLAGRTIKTPFYNFKTGKSTLNVQEMHLEDNEILLLDSLHGLYGGMTKAVPASHKFRLYVETLGQLRAMDGTFMRWADNRLLRRMIRDKAHRNLQPMGTLTHWHYVRRSELKYIIPFIGEVDFLVNTALPFELPLLKARLWEYLPQAMTLFQTDPRRQDAYVRAKRVHDLLAPIEAVSQDSMVPATSLLREFIGGSQYNY; encoded by the coding sequence ATGCAGCAGCCTGCCACTATTGCGACCATCGTAAAACGAAATGGTAATCTGGTCTCGTATGACAGGGAGCGGATTACCAATGCCATTTTTAAAGCCACCACTTCCACGGGCACCCCGGATCGTACTCTTGCGGAATCCCTGGCCGCGCAAGTTGAGAATACTCTGACAGAGGCTTATCACGGCGAGATGCTCCCTTCCGTCGAGGATATTCAGGACATTGTTGAGAAAACCCTGATTGAAAACCATCAAATCAAACTTGCCCATAACTACATCACCTATCGCAGCCAACGCGCCATGCGGCGGGCCACCAGGGCCTTTACGTTCGAGGTCACCGACAATATTCCCTACAAGAAGATCTACGAAGTCCTGCTCTGGAATATGGCCCATCGCTGTGAAAGCGTCGAAGCCTTGAATGAACACATCCAGAAAGGGTCATTTTCCGCCCTGGTTCGCGCCTCTGAAGATCGCTTTTCAGGGGAAATCCACCTCGCCAGCGAGGCCATCCTTGCCCGGGGCGACGCCACACGCTTAATCATTATCTCAGGCCCCTCTTCGTCGGGAAAAACCACCACCACCATCAAAATTGGTGAAGCCCTCAACACCGTGGGCAAGAAGCTCAAGGCCATCAATATCGATAACTATTTTTTCGACCTGGAGAAACACCCGCGCGACGAATTCGGTGACTACGATTACGAAACACCGCAAGCGCTGAATCTGGCACTAATCAATCACCATCTCGCTGAACTGCTGGCAGGCCGGACAATCAAGACGCCCTTTTACAATTTTAAAACCGGCAAAAGCACACTGAATGTCCAGGAAATGCATTTGGAAGACAACGAAATCCTCCTCTTGGACAGTCTGCACGGGCTTTATGGCGGAATGACAAAAGCCGTTCCGGCCTCCCATAAATTCCGACTTTATGTAGAAACTCTGGGTCAGCTGCGCGCCATGGATGGTACCTTTATGCGATGGGCGGATAACCGTCTACTCCGCCGCATGATCCGGGATAAGGCGCACAGGAATCTGCAACCCATGGGCACCCTGACACATTGGCATTACGTCCGGCGCAGTGAACTGAAATACATCATTCCGTTCATCGGCGAGGTGGACTTCCTCGTCAATACCGCCCTCCCCTTCGAATTGCCCCTATTGAAAGCCAGACTATGGGAATACCTGCCCCAGGCCATGACCTTGTTCCAGACAGATCCCCGCCGCCAGGACGCCTATGTCCGCGCCAAGCGGGTTCATGATCTGTTAGCTCCAATCGAGGCCGTGTCCCAGGATTCCATGGTGCCCGCCACATCCCTGTTGCGCGAGTTCATTGGGGGCAGCCAGTACAACTATTGA